From the Clavibacter phaseoli genome, one window contains:
- a CDS encoding MarR family transcriptional regulator: MSEPSTHEELIAAMATVFDLMDAATLDAWHGLTGLQIQLLRVVATGMRVDRASLSTWTRTSRAALVPSLAGLLQRGVLAEETDGEGRYLVVGPAGRRLLDAVLRARTAWMREAGAAARPPVDEAELRHAIDTMRRVADGA; encoded by the coding sequence GTGTCCGAACCGAGCACGCACGAGGAGCTGATCGCCGCGATGGCGACCGTCTTCGACCTCATGGACGCCGCCACGCTGGACGCCTGGCACGGGCTCACCGGCCTGCAGATCCAGCTGCTGCGCGTCGTCGCGACCGGCATGCGCGTCGACCGGGCGTCGCTCTCCACCTGGACCCGCACCTCGCGCGCCGCCCTCGTGCCGAGCCTCGCGGGTCTGCTGCAGCGCGGCGTCCTCGCGGAGGAGACGGACGGCGAGGGCCGGTATCTCGTCGTGGGCCCCGCGGGCCGGCGGCTCCTCGACGCCGTGCTGCGCGCCCGCACCGCGTGGATGCGCGAGGCCGGCGCCGCCGCACGGCCGCCCGTCGACGAGGCCGAGCTGCGGCACGCGATCGACACCATGCGGCGCGTCGCCGACGGCGCCTGA